In Papaver somniferum cultivar HN1 chromosome 1, ASM357369v1, whole genome shotgun sequence, a genomic segment contains:
- the LOC113359991 gene encoding pentatricopeptide repeat-containing protein At1g63130, mitochondrial-like: DLVTLDWFVFCVKKECLFGRKAPPGNHSFPHLHHIILRSYYGSRGGYYNRVTQLESFVRDDYKSGRIRKLDDGLRYFDQLIRERPLPSNVTFCHVLGSLTKIGCYSDVILLYKKMNLLGVKPDIYTFSILINCVCRLGKVDHGFCLLGEIIKRGYHPNVITINTLIKGLCLQEKIEPAFQVFAKMTHTGIQPDAFTCNTLIQGLCRIGEVGRALQLKNNMVRWNCRPDDVSYLVIVDVLCKGGLVDEALVLFSEMLRDSNVVPTVNVYTSLVNGFCNSGRLNEAKRLLQEMASRGISADVTTYTTLIHGHCLHGQWEEARRYFDEMMDRGISPDTITFSILIDAHSVILFDSMVDRGLEPNEISYNVLIDGYCKNRKLDEAMHLFNKMKQNGLQPTTVAYNILLRGLYRDGRMKTAQRFLNEMQSFGQFPDEVTYNTILDGLCKNGKMEEATELFESMEGAGISDNNYRYSILIHGLSQVGRLEDARKLFNEIPNKGFVPNVVIYNIMINSLCRNRMVLEAEKLIMEMKRRVVYQMVERMILSLGLFL, translated from the exons GGATTGGTTTGTATTTTGTGTGAAAAAAGAATGTTTGTTTGGGAGAAAAGCGCCA CCTGGTAATCATTCATTTCCGCATCTGCATCATATAATTCTGAGAAGTTATTATGGTTCAAGAGGAGGTTATTATAACAGAGTAACACAACTTGAGAGTTTTGTAAGGGATGACTATAAATCTGGAAGGATTAGAAAGCTTGATGATGGTTTGAGGTACTTTGACCAGTTGATTAGGGAAAGGCCGTTACCATCTAATGTTACATTTTGTCATGTATTGGGATCATTAACGAAGATCGGATGTTATTCAGATGTGATTCTGTTGTATAAGAAGATGAATTTGCTTGGGGTAAAACCAGATATTTATACATTCAGCATTTTGATCAATTGCGTCTGTCGATTAGGAAAAGTTGATCATGGGTTTTGTTTGCTTGGAGAGATTATAAAGCGAGGTTATCATCCTAATGTTATCACTATCAATACACTCATTAAAGGGTTGTGTCTTCAAGAGAAGATTGAACCTGCCTTTCAAGTGTTTGCTAAAATGACTCACACAGGTATTCAACCTGATGCCTTTACGTGTAATACTCTTATACAAGGGCTTTGTAGAATTGGTGAAGTGGGTCGCGCTCTTCAGCTTAAAAACAACATGGTGAGATGGAACTGCAGACCAGATGATGTTTCTTATTTGGTCATCGTAGATGTTCTTTGTAAAGGAGGTCTAGTTGATGAAGCTTTGGTTCTCTTCTCCGAAATGCTTAGAGATTCAAATGTTGTACCCACTGTAAACGTTTACACTTCTTTGGTCAATGGATTCTGCAATTCAGGTCGGTTGAATGAGGCAAAGAGACTCCTTCAAGAGATGGCAAGTAGAGGAATCTCTGCGGATGTAACTACTTATACTACTTTGATTCATGGTCATTGCCTACATGGTCAATGGGAAGAAGCGAGAAGATACTTTGATGAAATGATGGATCGAGGGATTTCACCTGATACAATAACCTTCAGTATATTAATAGATGCACATT CGGTTATATTGTTTGACTCGATGGTGGATAGGGGCCTTGAGCCAAATGAAATCAGCTACAATGTGTTAATCGATGGGTATTGCAAGAATCGTAAGTTGGATGAAGCTATGCAcctattcaacaaaatgaaacaaaatggaTTGCAACCCACAACAGTTGCTTACAATATTCTGTTAAGGGGACTATACCGGgatggaagaatgaagactgcACAAAGGTTTCTTAATGAGATGCAATCTTTTGGTCAATTTCCAGATGAAGTGACATACAACACCATCCTGGATGGTCTCTGCAAGAATGGAAAAATGGAGGAGGCAACAGAATTGTTTGAATCCATGGAAGGTGCAGGAATCTCAGATAATAATTACAGGTATAGCATTCTTATTCATGGTTTGTCTCAGGTTGGGCGGTTGGAAGATGCAAGAAAACTGTTCAATGAGATTCCGAACAAAGGATTTGTTCCTAATGTAGTAATATATAACATAATGATCAACAGCCTCTGTCGCAACAGGATGGTATTGGAGGCTGAAAAACTAATCATGGAAATGAAGAGAAGGGTTGTTTACCAAATGGTCGAACGTATGATACTATCATTAGGGCTCTTCTTATAG